A genomic segment from Legionella micdadei encodes:
- a CDS encoding site-2 protease family protein — translation MLELSTVQRIVIWILPVLFAITIHEAAHAWVASRFGDTTAKMLGRLSFNPLKHIDLIGTILVPIIVLLLSQFSFVFGWAKPVPINASLLRNPRRDLALATAAGPLSNLIMALLWAICLKLGIALNPLTSSAALFMVLTGQAGVIINFVLAYLNLVPIPPLDGSRIVASLLPLKQAIQYQKIEPYGFFILLALIFTGALGWFILPLLRWSMAGIYALFGI, via the coding sequence ATGCTTGAATTATCAACCGTCCAGCGAATTGTCATTTGGATACTGCCTGTACTTTTCGCAATCACGATCCATGAAGCTGCACACGCTTGGGTAGCCTCTCGTTTTGGTGATACCACAGCCAAAATGCTTGGACGATTGAGCTTTAACCCGTTAAAACATATTGACCTGATTGGCACTATACTCGTTCCAATCATAGTGCTCTTATTAAGCCAGTTCAGTTTCGTATTTGGTTGGGCAAAACCTGTCCCAATTAATGCTTCATTACTTCGTAATCCTCGTCGGGATTTAGCTCTTGCTACGGCGGCTGGTCCCTTATCTAACCTGATAATGGCTTTATTATGGGCTATTTGCCTTAAATTAGGGATAGCCTTGAATCCTCTCACCTCCAGTGCAGCTTTGTTTATGGTGCTAACAGGGCAAGCAGGTGTGATCATTAATTTTGTTTTAGCTTACCTGAATTTAGTTCCTATCCCGCCATTAGATGGAAGCCGCATTGTTGCAAGCCTTTTGCCCTTAAAGCAAGCAATTCAATACCAGAAAATTGAGCCTTATGGTTTCTTTATCCTTCTGGCACTTATTTTCACTGGCGCCCTAGGTTGGTTTATTCTTCCTCTTCTACGCTGGTCAATGGCTGGAATCTACGCATTATTTGGAATATGA
- a CDS encoding ArnT family glycosyltransferase translates to MTLPKLNNYLLLVCFSLLLLLPGIAKMPVLDRDEAHFAQASRQMIQTGNYFQIRFQETTRFRKPPGINWLQAASVKLFSNPDASTIWPYRIPSLLGALFSILLTYFFSRRFLGQKVAIMAAAMLASTLLLAAESHMAVIDASLLSSVMLMQGALWVIYQRGTENKQAHWGWALCFWLAMAYGLVLKGVTPLIGVLSIITLCLFEKRVNWLGGLHVIKGLLLFGVLSLAWILMVNAAENSNYLLQMIHRDLLPKLKGGHESHGKPPLFHLLILPLTFWPASLFLWQAGVHAVKHRREKIVKFLLAWIVPTWVFFELMPTKLPQYILPTFPAIALLCALAIQGDAGKKPGKWVHLLQVLWVVLSAGLAISLTSLPYLVMQQFTMASLILCVTMIAFSIMAVFFAWNGIYQRACLTILFVALISYPLIFTTLLPQLKPVWLTSNLVQLIDRKAVSDDKPLLVVGFEEPSLVFNLNTRLVQFVNGIVALPILQSDPSRLALIDATTFANWSNSPMDLAVLGRNKGFNYSKGRWVELFLVSSKSPGVAYDTL, encoded by the coding sequence ATGACATTGCCTAAATTAAATAATTACTTGCTCCTAGTGTGCTTTTCCTTGTTACTCCTATTGCCAGGTATTGCCAAAATGCCTGTTTTAGACAGGGACGAAGCCCATTTTGCTCAAGCAAGCAGGCAGATGATACAAACAGGTAACTATTTCCAGATTCGTTTTCAAGAGACTACGCGCTTTCGCAAACCCCCAGGAATTAATTGGTTACAAGCTGCTTCAGTAAAATTATTTAGCAATCCTGATGCAAGTACTATATGGCCTTATCGTATCCCTTCATTACTAGGTGCTTTGTTTTCAATCCTATTGACTTACTTTTTTTCTCGTCGTTTTCTTGGACAAAAAGTTGCAATAATGGCAGCAGCAATGCTTGCTTCAACGTTGCTGTTAGCTGCGGAAAGCCACATGGCCGTGATAGATGCTTCTTTGTTGTCCTCAGTGATGCTGATGCAAGGGGCTCTTTGGGTGATTTATCAAAGAGGAACAGAGAACAAACAGGCACACTGGGGTTGGGCTCTTTGTTTTTGGCTCGCAATGGCCTACGGGCTTGTGTTGAAAGGGGTTACTCCTTTAATAGGTGTTTTATCGATAATCACATTGTGCCTTTTTGAAAAGCGAGTCAATTGGTTGGGCGGTTTACATGTGATTAAAGGATTATTGTTATTTGGGGTGCTTAGCCTTGCCTGGATACTCATGGTCAATGCTGCAGAAAATTCAAACTACCTTTTGCAAATGATTCATAGAGATTTGCTTCCTAAGTTAAAAGGTGGGCACGAGTCCCATGGGAAACCCCCTCTCTTTCACCTGTTAATTCTGCCGTTAACATTCTGGCCTGCTTCGCTGTTTTTATGGCAAGCCGGGGTTCATGCCGTCAAACACCGTCGAGAAAAAATAGTTAAATTTTTATTGGCTTGGATTGTTCCTACTTGGGTTTTTTTTGAGCTCATGCCGACAAAGCTTCCTCAATACATCCTTCCGACCTTCCCTGCGATCGCTTTACTTTGTGCTTTGGCAATTCAGGGAGATGCTGGCAAAAAACCAGGGAAGTGGGTACATCTACTTCAAGTACTCTGGGTAGTGTTGTCAGCAGGTTTAGCAATAAGCTTAACAAGCTTACCTTATTTGGTGATGCAGCAATTTACGATGGCAAGCCTCATTCTCTGCGTAACAATGATAGCTTTCAGCATTATGGCAGTTTTCTTTGCATGGAATGGAATTTATCAGCGGGCATGCCTCACGATCCTTTTCGTGGCCCTTATCAGTTACCCGCTTATTTTTACTACGCTTCTTCCTCAGCTCAAACCAGTATGGCTTACTAGCAATCTTGTACAGCTTATTGATAGAAAAGCAGTTTCTGATGACAAGCCTTTACTTGTAGTCGGTTTTGAAGAACCGAGTTTGGTGTTTAATTTAAACACCCGATTAGTCCAATTTGTGAATGGCATAGTCGCTTTGCCAATTTTGCAATCTGATCCTTCGCGCCTTGCCTTGATAGATGCAACTACTTTTGCCAATTGGAGTAATAGTCCGATGGATTTAGCTGTTTTAGGTCGAAACAAAGGATTTAATTACAGTAAAGGACGTTGGGTTGAGCTTTTTTTGGTTAGTAGCAAAAGCCCTGGAGTTGCTTATGACACCCTTTGA
- a CDS encoding phosphatase PAP2 family protein, which yields MTPFDRLYTIMTKPLVMALYFGLIAVLFFYLDKPIAYYFYVIDLRNHIPILNFLTRLGLGGVYVPTFLVLALCFRFILKNPMREARAWFLLICVIITGLICILLKLVLGRARPRLFLDSQLYGFYGLKWNANFWSLPSGHTTTIMSVIFGLCILFPRYFYWFVLLGVTVALSRVFLSHHYLSDVLFAAYLALIEVGILRNILQRKSWLAPAWQLEYNA from the coding sequence ATGACACCCTTTGATCGTCTCTACACAATCATGACTAAGCCTCTGGTTATGGCTCTGTATTTTGGGTTAATTGCGGTGTTGTTTTTTTATCTCGATAAACCTATCGCCTATTATTTCTATGTCATTGATTTAAGGAATCATATCCCGATTTTAAATTTTCTAACCCGTTTGGGATTAGGAGGGGTATATGTCCCTACGTTTTTGGTTTTAGCGTTATGCTTTCGTTTTATTTTGAAAAATCCGATGAGAGAAGCGCGTGCTTGGTTTTTATTGATCTGTGTAATCATCACAGGATTAATCTGCATATTGCTTAAACTGGTTTTAGGGCGTGCCCGCCCCCGGTTGTTTTTAGATAGCCAATTGTATGGCTTCTATGGGCTCAAATGGAACGCCAATTTTTGGTCACTTCCCTCAGGCCACACAACGACTATTATGAGCGTTATCTTTGGTTTATGTATTTTGTTTCCGCGATATTTTTATTGGTTTGTCTTGTTGGGTGTAACAGTGGCTTTATCAAGGGTTTTTCTAAGCCACCATTATCTGAGTGATGTGTTATTTGCTGCATACCTAGCTTTGATCGAAGTAGGGATTTTGCGTAATATTTTGCAACGCAAGTCGTGGCTAGCTCCGGCGTGGCAACTTGAGTATAATGCTTAA
- a CDS encoding lipid-A-disaccharide synthase N-terminal domain-containing protein, whose translation MNSNYLWLAIGFIGQGIFSARFIVQWLVSEKVKKSVIPVAFWYLSLFGGITLLLYSIYKRDPVFILGQSTGVFIYARNLYLIHREQATRFRVRQSGLSQKESKIPS comes from the coding sequence ATGAACAGTAATTATCTTTGGCTCGCCATAGGCTTTATTGGGCAGGGGATATTTTCCGCACGTTTTATCGTCCAGTGGCTGGTCAGCGAAAAAGTGAAAAAAAGTGTTATTCCGGTTGCTTTTTGGTACCTCAGCTTATTTGGCGGTATTACGCTCTTGCTGTATTCAATTTACAAACGAGACCCAGTCTTTATCCTAGGACAATCCACCGGTGTCTTTATTTATGCGCGTAATTTATATTTGATCCATCGTGAGCAGGCAACTCGTTTTAGAGTAAGGCAATCTGGGTTGTCCCAAAAAGAGAGTAAAATCCCCAGCTAA
- a CDS encoding glycosyltransferase family 2 protein: MSSNQLREVSIIIPVYNEVDNVEALYQEIVAALPADRFVYEVIFVDDGSTDGTIAQLKMLSQRHINLHVVYHKRNYGQSAALLSGARAARYSMLVTLDGDGQNDPADIPRLFEQLQDSNTVVLGNRKKRDDNSLRKLSSLIGNSVRRRLLNDECPDTGCSLKLFPRDAFLALPHFNHLHRFLPALFKRAGFKLINLPVNHRPRRHGVSKYGVMNRLFVGIHDLMGVRWLLKRPCAPEVTTNEQ; encoded by the coding sequence ATGTCTTCAAATCAACTAAGAGAAGTGTCTATCATTATTCCTGTTTACAATGAGGTTGATAACGTTGAAGCATTGTATCAGGAAATTGTAGCAGCATTACCCGCAGACCGTTTTGTTTATGAAGTGATTTTTGTTGACGATGGAAGCACAGATGGCACGATCGCACAATTAAAAATGTTATCACAGAGACACATCAATTTGCACGTTGTATACCATAAGCGTAATTATGGTCAAAGTGCTGCCTTACTAAGTGGTGCCCGGGCCGCACGCTATTCGATGCTCGTTACTTTAGATGGTGATGGCCAGAATGATCCGGCTGATATCCCTCGCCTGTTTGAACAATTGCAAGACTCAAATACTGTTGTTTTAGGTAATCGTAAAAAAAGAGATGATAATAGTTTACGCAAACTTTCTTCACTGATTGGTAATAGTGTTAGGCGCCGGCTATTGAATGATGAATGTCCTGATACAGGATGCAGTTTAAAATTATTTCCACGCGACGCGTTTTTAGCGCTCCCGCATTTCAATCATTTACACCGATTTTTGCCTGCTTTATTTAAAAGAGCAGGATTTAAGTTAATAAATTTACCTGTGAACCATCGGCCGCGCAGACATGGCGTATCCAAGTACGGGGTAATGAATCGCTTATTTGTTGGTATACACGATTTAATGGGTGTTCGCTGGTTGCTAAAACGTCCTTGTGCACCGGAGGTGACCACAAATGAACAGTAA